A window of Esox lucius isolate fEsoLuc1 chromosome 18, fEsoLuc1.pri, whole genome shotgun sequence contains these coding sequences:
- the xrn2 gene encoding 5'-3' exoribonuclease 2 isoform X1: protein MGVPAFFRWLSRKYSSIVVHCVEEKSKECNGVRIPVDTSKPNPNEVEFDNLYLDMNGIIHPCTHPEDKAAPKNEDEMMVAIFEYIDRLFNIVRPRRVLYMAIDGVAPRAKMNQQRSRRFRASKEGVELVEEKSRIREEILGKGGYLPPDEIKERFDSNCITPGTEFMENLAKCLRYYVADRLSNDPGWRNITVILSDASVPGEGEHKIMDYIRRQRAQPHHDPNTHHCLCGADADLIMLGLATHEPNFTIIREEFKPNQPRPCALCGQKGHEIKDCQGVAREKQGEHDEFADSMPASEQEFIFIRLCVLREYLERELTMASLPFPFDFERSIDDWVFMCFFVGNDFLPHLPSLEIREGAIDRLVGIYKDVVHKTGGYITENGYVNLERVELIMQAVGVAEDNIFKKRKEDDEGFKRRNKEKKKRMKAQQRGPAYLTGGQFAPQALGGRGRPDVVQNARHQAFDMRMQGRDQHNRDAAQSLKAMMRNGSQAGTSDGQDGRGVKRKAEDSDSEPEPEDNVRLWEDGWKQRYYKTKFDVDATDDDFRKKVVRSYVEGLCWVLRYYYQGCASWKWFFPFHYAPFASDFKDIKGMFTDFEHGTKPFKPLEQLMGVFPAASGNFLPETWRSLMSNPESSIIDFYPDDFAIDLNGKKYAWQGVALLPFVDERRLRAALADVYPDLTSEELKRNSLGSDVLFVGKSHPICDFIQELYRGGSNDVGTEMPAELCHGIQGILNLDEDPILPEKPVQSPIPMLRDIAHNSAIGVKYKDPQFEEDFVFKAVILPGAKHPAKVLKPGDWERGNNRGRGNWRPQLGFNSNRQQVHLDQSAFRTLGHSIDRQQQGGGQYSNAPPPGSYHQGNYSRPPHSAGCGHVPAFPHSRQHGLLGAPPPYNPQQQYPRPQPGGGGGGGGHGWNRAMQSQGSAYQQNMQRGHAGGHSGAQGSFHQPRGHDDRRQDRRDVRGGQQQGFNSGRNYPLPPPARRYNWS, encoded by the exons ATGGGAGTCCCCGCATTTTTTCGTTGGCTGAGTAGGAAATATTCTTCCATTGTTGTCCATTGTGTTGAAGAGAAG TCCAAGGAATGCAATGGAGTACGTATCCCTGTTGATACCAGCAAGCCGAATCCAAATGAAGTGGAGTTTGACAATTTGTACTTGGACATGAATGGAATCATTCACCCTTGTACACATCCCGAGGACAA GGCTGCACCCAagaatgaagatgagatgatggTTGCCATCTTTGAGTACATTGATCGTCTCTTTAACATTGTGCGACCTAGAAGGGTTCTCTACATGGCCATTGATGGAGTA GCCCCACGTGCCAAaatgaaccagcagaggtccaGGAGATTTCGCGCCTCCAAAGAAGGGGTGGAGTTAGTTGAGGAGAAATCCCGCATCCGAGAGGAAATTCTTGgaaaag GAGGGTATCTTCCACCTGATGAAATTAAGGAGAGGTTTGACAGTAACTGTATCACCCCG GGCACCGAATTCATGGAGAACCTTGCGAAGTGTCTTCGTTACTATGTTGCCGACCGACTCAGTAATGACCCAGGATGGCGAAACATCACG GTGATTTTGTCTGATGCAAGTGTCCCTGGAGAGGGCGAGCACAAGATAATGGACTACATCAGACGCCAGAGAG CTCAGCCCCACCATgaccccaacacacaccactGTCTTTGTGGAGCTGACG CTGACCTGATCATGCTGGGACTTGCCACCCACGAGCCCAACTTCACCATCATCAGAGAGGAGTTCAAGCCCAACCAGCCCAGGCCCTGTGCCCTCTGTGGCCAGAAAGGCCACGAGATCAAAGACTGCCAGGGTGTGGCCAGGGAAAAGCAGGGCGAG CATGACGAGTTTGCAGACAGTATGCCGGCTTCTGAACAGGAGTTCATCTTCATCAGGCTGTGCGTTTTGCGTGAG TATCTTGAACGAGAGCTGACGATGGCCAGCCTGCCGTTTCCTTTTGACTTTGAGAGGAGCATCGATGACTGGGTCTTCATGTGCTTCTTTGTTGGCAATGATTTCCTGCCCCACTTACCGTCTTTAGAGATCAG AGAGGGTGCGATTGATCGACTGGTGGGCATCTACAAAGACGTGGTTCACAAGACTGGG GGGTACATCACAGAGAATGGTTATGTGAACTTGGAGCGTGTTGAGTTGATCATGCAGGCAGTTGGCGTGGCTGAGGACAACATCTTCAAGAAGCGCAAAGAAGATGAT GAGGGATTCAAGCGAAGGAataaggagaagaagaagagaaTGAAG GCTCAGCAGCGGGGCCCAGCCTACCTGACCGGTGGCCAGTTTGCCCCCCAGGCCCTTGGCGGCAGAGGCAGACCCGATGTTGTCCAGAACGCCCGGCACCAAGCCTTCGACATGAGAATGCAGGGCCGAGACCAGCACAACAGG gaTGCTGCGCAATCCCTAAAAGCCATGATGAGGAATGGTAGCCAG GCAGGTACCAGCGACGGACAGGACGGCCGGGGGGTGAAACGGAAAGCCGAGGACAGCGACAGCGAGCCAGAGCCTGAAGACAACGTCAG GTTGTGGGAGGACGGATGGAAGCAGCGCTACTACAAGACCAAATTTGATGTGGACGCGACTGATGATGACTTCCGTAAGAAGGTGGTCAGGTCCTACGTGGAGGGTCTCTGCTGGGTGCTGCGATACTACTACCAG GGTTGTGCCTCGTGGAAGTGGTTCTTCCCGTTCCACTATGCCCCGTTCGCCTCAGACTTCAAGGACATCAAAGGCATGTTCACCGACTTCGAGCATGGGACCAAGCCG TTCAAGCCCCTGGAACAGTTGATGGGTGTGTTCCCAGCCGCCAGTGGAAATTTCCTGCCTGAAACATGGAGGTCACTCATGAGCAATCCA GAGTCCTCCATCATTGACTTCTACCCTGACGATTTTGCCATCGACTTGAACGGAAAGAAGTACGCTTGGCAGG GCGTGGCCCTTCTGCCCTTTGTGGACGAGCGCCGGCTGCGGGCGGCCTTGGCAGATGTCTACCCCGATCTGACGTCGGAGGAAC TCAAGAGGAACAGCCTTGGCAGTGATGTGCTGTTTGTGGGGAAGTCTCATCCTATCTGTGACTTCATCCAGGAGCTGTATCGGGGAGGATCCAACGATGTG GGCACTGAGATGCCAGCAGAGCTATGCCATGGAATTCAAGGTATATTAAATCTTGACGAAGACCCCATCCTGCCAGAGAA GCCAGTGCAGTCTCCCATTCCCATGCTTCGGGACATAGCGCATAACAGTGCCATTGG AGTGAAATATAAGGACCCACAGTTCGAAGAGGACTTTGTGTTCAAGGCTGTCATACTTCCTGGAGCCAA GCATCCTGCGAAGGTGCTGAAGCCTGGAGATTGGGAGAGGGGGAACAACCGTGGTAGGGGGAACTGGAGGCCCCAATTGGGCTTCAACTCCAACAGGCAGCAGGTCCATTTGGACCAGTCAGCCTTCAGGACCCTTGG TCACAGCATAGACAGACAGCAGCAAGGAGGCGGGCAATACAGCAACGCTCCACCCCCTGGCAGCTACCACCAGGGGAACTACAGCCGCCCCCCCCACAGCGCTGGCTGTGGTCATGTCCCTGCCTTCCCAC ATTCCAGGCAGCATGGTCTTTTAGGGGCCCCTCCCCCATACAACCCCCAGCAACAATATCCAAG
- the xrn2 gene encoding 5'-3' exoribonuclease 2 isoform X2 has translation MGVPAFFRWLSRKYSSIVVHCVEEKSKECNGVRIPVDTSKPNPNEVEFDNLYLDMNGIIHPCTHPEDKAAPKNEDEMMVAIFEYIDRLFNIVRPRRVLYMAIDGVAPRAKMNQQRSRRFRASKEGVELVEEKSRIREEILGKGGYLPPDEIKERFDSNCITPGTEFMENLAKCLRYYVADRLSNDPGWRNITVILSDASVPGEGEHKIMDYIRRQRAQPHHDPNTHHCLCGADADLIMLGLATHEPNFTIIREEFKPNQPRPCALCGQKGHEIKDCQGVAREKQGEHDEFADSMPASEQEFIFIRLCVLREYLERELTMASLPFPFDFERSIDDWVFMCFFVGNDFLPHLPSLEIREGAIDRLVGIYKDVVHKTGGYITENGYVNLERVELIMQAVGVAEDNIFKKRKEDDEGFKRRNKEKKKRMKAQQRGPAYLTGGQFAPQALGGRGRPDVVQNARHQAFDMRMQGRDQHNRAGTSDGQDGRGVKRKAEDSDSEPEPEDNVRLWEDGWKQRYYKTKFDVDATDDDFRKKVVRSYVEGLCWVLRYYYQGCASWKWFFPFHYAPFASDFKDIKGMFTDFEHGTKPFKPLEQLMGVFPAASGNFLPETWRSLMSNPESSIIDFYPDDFAIDLNGKKYAWQGVALLPFVDERRLRAALADVYPDLTSEELKRNSLGSDVLFVGKSHPICDFIQELYRGGSNDVGTEMPAELCHGIQGILNLDEDPILPEKPVQSPIPMLRDIAHNSAIGVKYKDPQFEEDFVFKAVILPGAKHPAKVLKPGDWERGNNRGRGNWRPQLGFNSNRQQVHLDQSAFRTLGHSIDRQQQGGGQYSNAPPPGSYHQGNYSRPPHSAGCGHVPAFPHSRQHGLLGAPPPYNPQQQYPRPQPGGGGGGGGHGWNRAMQSQGSAYQQNMQRGHAGGHSGAQGSFHQPRGHDDRRQDRRDVRGGQQQGFNSGRNYPLPPPARRYNWS, from the exons ATGGGAGTCCCCGCATTTTTTCGTTGGCTGAGTAGGAAATATTCTTCCATTGTTGTCCATTGTGTTGAAGAGAAG TCCAAGGAATGCAATGGAGTACGTATCCCTGTTGATACCAGCAAGCCGAATCCAAATGAAGTGGAGTTTGACAATTTGTACTTGGACATGAATGGAATCATTCACCCTTGTACACATCCCGAGGACAA GGCTGCACCCAagaatgaagatgagatgatggTTGCCATCTTTGAGTACATTGATCGTCTCTTTAACATTGTGCGACCTAGAAGGGTTCTCTACATGGCCATTGATGGAGTA GCCCCACGTGCCAAaatgaaccagcagaggtccaGGAGATTTCGCGCCTCCAAAGAAGGGGTGGAGTTAGTTGAGGAGAAATCCCGCATCCGAGAGGAAATTCTTGgaaaag GAGGGTATCTTCCACCTGATGAAATTAAGGAGAGGTTTGACAGTAACTGTATCACCCCG GGCACCGAATTCATGGAGAACCTTGCGAAGTGTCTTCGTTACTATGTTGCCGACCGACTCAGTAATGACCCAGGATGGCGAAACATCACG GTGATTTTGTCTGATGCAAGTGTCCCTGGAGAGGGCGAGCACAAGATAATGGACTACATCAGACGCCAGAGAG CTCAGCCCCACCATgaccccaacacacaccactGTCTTTGTGGAGCTGACG CTGACCTGATCATGCTGGGACTTGCCACCCACGAGCCCAACTTCACCATCATCAGAGAGGAGTTCAAGCCCAACCAGCCCAGGCCCTGTGCCCTCTGTGGCCAGAAAGGCCACGAGATCAAAGACTGCCAGGGTGTGGCCAGGGAAAAGCAGGGCGAG CATGACGAGTTTGCAGACAGTATGCCGGCTTCTGAACAGGAGTTCATCTTCATCAGGCTGTGCGTTTTGCGTGAG TATCTTGAACGAGAGCTGACGATGGCCAGCCTGCCGTTTCCTTTTGACTTTGAGAGGAGCATCGATGACTGGGTCTTCATGTGCTTCTTTGTTGGCAATGATTTCCTGCCCCACTTACCGTCTTTAGAGATCAG AGAGGGTGCGATTGATCGACTGGTGGGCATCTACAAAGACGTGGTTCACAAGACTGGG GGGTACATCACAGAGAATGGTTATGTGAACTTGGAGCGTGTTGAGTTGATCATGCAGGCAGTTGGCGTGGCTGAGGACAACATCTTCAAGAAGCGCAAAGAAGATGAT GAGGGATTCAAGCGAAGGAataaggagaagaagaagagaaTGAAG GCTCAGCAGCGGGGCCCAGCCTACCTGACCGGTGGCCAGTTTGCCCCCCAGGCCCTTGGCGGCAGAGGCAGACCCGATGTTGTCCAGAACGCCCGGCACCAAGCCTTCGACATGAGAATGCAGGGCCGAGACCAGCACAACAGG GCAGGTACCAGCGACGGACAGGACGGCCGGGGGGTGAAACGGAAAGCCGAGGACAGCGACAGCGAGCCAGAGCCTGAAGACAACGTCAG GTTGTGGGAGGACGGATGGAAGCAGCGCTACTACAAGACCAAATTTGATGTGGACGCGACTGATGATGACTTCCGTAAGAAGGTGGTCAGGTCCTACGTGGAGGGTCTCTGCTGGGTGCTGCGATACTACTACCAG GGTTGTGCCTCGTGGAAGTGGTTCTTCCCGTTCCACTATGCCCCGTTCGCCTCAGACTTCAAGGACATCAAAGGCATGTTCACCGACTTCGAGCATGGGACCAAGCCG TTCAAGCCCCTGGAACAGTTGATGGGTGTGTTCCCAGCCGCCAGTGGAAATTTCCTGCCTGAAACATGGAGGTCACTCATGAGCAATCCA GAGTCCTCCATCATTGACTTCTACCCTGACGATTTTGCCATCGACTTGAACGGAAAGAAGTACGCTTGGCAGG GCGTGGCCCTTCTGCCCTTTGTGGACGAGCGCCGGCTGCGGGCGGCCTTGGCAGATGTCTACCCCGATCTGACGTCGGAGGAAC TCAAGAGGAACAGCCTTGGCAGTGATGTGCTGTTTGTGGGGAAGTCTCATCCTATCTGTGACTTCATCCAGGAGCTGTATCGGGGAGGATCCAACGATGTG GGCACTGAGATGCCAGCAGAGCTATGCCATGGAATTCAAGGTATATTAAATCTTGACGAAGACCCCATCCTGCCAGAGAA GCCAGTGCAGTCTCCCATTCCCATGCTTCGGGACATAGCGCATAACAGTGCCATTGG AGTGAAATATAAGGACCCACAGTTCGAAGAGGACTTTGTGTTCAAGGCTGTCATACTTCCTGGAGCCAA GCATCCTGCGAAGGTGCTGAAGCCTGGAGATTGGGAGAGGGGGAACAACCGTGGTAGGGGGAACTGGAGGCCCCAATTGGGCTTCAACTCCAACAGGCAGCAGGTCCATTTGGACCAGTCAGCCTTCAGGACCCTTGG TCACAGCATAGACAGACAGCAGCAAGGAGGCGGGCAATACAGCAACGCTCCACCCCCTGGCAGCTACCACCAGGGGAACTACAGCCGCCCCCCCCACAGCGCTGGCTGTGGTCATGTCCCTGCCTTCCCAC ATTCCAGGCAGCATGGTCTTTTAGGGGCCCCTCCCCCATACAACCCCCAGCAACAATATCCAAG